A portion of the Streptomyces sp. NBC_00376 genome contains these proteins:
- a CDS encoding ABC transporter ATP-binding protein, with protein MSTTSIQKTPLLDVRDLTVTYAGGAQAVRGVNLSVDAGQKLGIAGESGCGKSTLALALLRLLPAGTKVSGRILLNGEDVLTMKWGQVRAVRWAGASIVFQGAMHSLNAVHRIGNQIAEPILLHKKATQAAAAKRAGELLEQVGLPAARASAYPHELSGGQRQRVMIAMALACDPGLIIADEPTTALDVMIQAQILRLIEQLVSEQDLGLIMISHDLAVLSDTCDRLAVMYAGRVVEEGPASEVYENAHHPYGKALSGAFPRIGDPASRFAPRGLPGDPPDPSALPGGCTFHPRCPAALESCATEDQELRDAGPQRRAACVLVEPAAAAAQALPGAEEARSTP; from the coding sequence TTGAGCACGACGAGCATCCAGAAGACACCGCTCCTCGACGTGCGGGACCTCACGGTGACGTACGCCGGCGGGGCACAGGCCGTCCGCGGTGTGAACCTCTCCGTCGACGCCGGGCAGAAGCTCGGCATCGCCGGTGAGTCGGGCTGCGGCAAGTCGACGCTGGCGCTCGCGCTGCTGCGGCTGCTGCCCGCCGGTACGAAGGTGTCCGGCCGGATCCTGCTGAACGGCGAGGACGTCCTCACCATGAAGTGGGGGCAGGTCCGGGCGGTGCGCTGGGCCGGGGCGTCGATCGTCTTCCAGGGCGCGATGCACTCGCTCAACGCGGTGCACCGCATCGGGAACCAGATTGCCGAACCGATCCTGCTGCACAAGAAGGCGACGCAGGCCGCGGCGGCGAAGCGGGCGGGCGAGCTGCTGGAGCAGGTGGGACTGCCCGCCGCCCGCGCCTCCGCCTATCCGCACGAGCTCTCCGGCGGTCAGCGCCAGCGCGTGATGATCGCGATGGCGCTCGCCTGCGACCCGGGGCTGATCATCGCGGACGAGCCGACCACGGCCCTCGATGTGATGATCCAGGCCCAGATCCTGCGGCTGATCGAGCAGCTGGTGTCCGAGCAGGACCTCGGCCTGATCATGATCAGCCATGACCTCGCGGTGCTCTCGGACACCTGCGACCGGCTCGCGGTGATGTACGCGGGGCGGGTCGTCGAGGAGGGCCCGGCGTCCGAGGTCTACGAGAACGCGCACCACCCGTACGGCAAGGCCCTGTCCGGCGCGTTCCCGCGCATCGGCGACCCGGCCTCCCGGTTCGCGCCCCGCGGGCTGCCCGGCGATCCGCCGGACCCCTCGGCGCTGCCCGGCGGCTGCACCTTCCACCCGCGCTGCCCGGCGGCCCTGGAGTCCTGCGCGACCGAGGACCAGGAGCTGAGGGACGCGGGGCCACAGCGGCGGGCCGCCTGTGTGCTGGTGGAGCCGGCGGCGGCCGCGGCCCAGGCCCTGCCGGGCGCCGAGGAAGCAAGGAGCACACCATGA
- a CDS encoding SCO5717 family growth-regulating ATPase, producing the protein MNGDRDEIRGGWNKPVDESSDAEPAEMTGEFTIDYTPPAWYTQNAPGDSSGGAGTHLAPPPPPSGTPLSVPAPAPGGGFDSDWTPAPPAPIPAPPAPIPAPPAPAPSAPMPAPVPAQSSAGDAAPAPAGGTGDFGGVSDPFGGGDVESGSTMRFSPASLKRQIAEIEGRSADGAGDDAGSDSGPDSDAGSDTASATAQTGAGDGGTGTDEAPGTGSASAPAQTSDASAEEPDGAAAPDPGADSADAPADGPQDSAAAPALTDAAVPDAAPQDVPPADAPQGVVAPVAPSPWTPAPPQGALPPLPPAFQPAAPQPTAPQPAQQWPAPGPTGQAPGGYGFPQAGAAQQPQAPQPPQGGYGFPQQPAPPAQQTPPQGGGYGFPQASQQPLAPHQPQAPQGAQPAQGAQWPAQPGAPLPPQVPQESQAPQPPAQPTPHLPAQITPQQQAQHQQPQQAQHPQQGYAQQGHPQQRHPQQGQPVDPRTGGAWPTPVTHDQRERSVPGAPLGYTAAVELSSDRLVRGKQKAKSSRTPSGASRFKLGGKKEEAERQRKLELIRTPVLSCYRIAVISLKGGVGKTTTTTALGSTLATERQDKILAIDANPDAGTLGRRVRRETGATIRDLVQAIPYLNSYMDIRRFTSQAPSGLEIIANDVDPAVSTTFNDEDYRRAIDVLGKQYPIILTDSGTGLLYSAMRGVLDLADQLIIISTPSVDGASSASTTLDWLSAHGYAELVQRSITVISGVRETGKMIKVDDIVQHFETRCRGVVVVPFDEHLSAGAEVDLDMMRPKTREAYFNLSAMVAEDFARAQQQQGLWTSNGSTPPPQYAPPMPGQQQYAPQQPPQGYPQQQQQPYGGQQPPQPYPPQPGLPGPQQNGWQQGQPGQPVPPELQGPVSPAGWPQQPPPAPQQ; encoded by the coding sequence GTGAACGGCGATCGGGACGAGATCCGCGGGGGCTGGAACAAGCCCGTCGACGAGTCGTCCGACGCGGAGCCCGCAGAGATGACGGGTGAGTTCACCATCGACTACACCCCGCCCGCCTGGTACACGCAGAACGCGCCGGGGGACTCGTCGGGGGGTGCCGGTACGCATCTGGCGCCGCCTCCGCCGCCGAGCGGAACGCCGCTTTCCGTCCCCGCGCCTGCCCCCGGGGGCGGTTTCGACTCCGACTGGACGCCGGCACCGCCCGCGCCCATTCCTGCACCGCCCGCGCCCATTCCCGCACCGCCCGCGCCCGCACCGTCCGCGCCCATGCCGGCGCCGGTTCCCGCCCAGTCCTCGGCGGGTGACGCCGCGCCTGCTCCCGCGGGCGGGACGGGGGACTTTGGCGGTGTGTCGGACCCGTTCGGGGGCGGGGACGTGGAGAGCGGCTCGACGATGCGGTTCTCACCGGCCTCGCTGAAGCGGCAGATCGCGGAGATCGAGGGGCGCTCGGCGGACGGGGCCGGGGACGACGCCGGGAGCGACTCGGGGCCGGACTCGGACGCCGGTTCGGACACCGCCTCGGCCACCGCGCAGACCGGTGCCGGTGACGGCGGTACGGGTACGGATGAAGCGCCCGGTACCGGCTCCGCCTCTGCCCCCGCGCAGACTTCGGACGCGTCCGCCGAGGAGCCCGATGGCGCTGCCGCCCCGGACCCCGGCGCGGACTCGGCCGATGCCCCGGCGGACGGGCCGCAGGACTCCGCTGCCGCCCCTGCCCTCACCGACGCCGCCGTCCCCGACGCGGCCCCCCAGGACGTACCGCCCGCCGACGCGCCGCAGGGTGTCGTCGCGCCCGTCGCACCGAGCCCCTGGACGCCCGCGCCGCCGCAGGGCGCCCTGCCGCCACTGCCGCCCGCCTTCCAGCCCGCCGCGCCGCAGCCCACCGCGCCCCAGCCGGCCCAGCAGTGGCCGGCTCCGGGCCCGACCGGCCAGGCGCCCGGCGGCTACGGATTCCCGCAGGCCGGGGCGGCTCAGCAGCCGCAGGCACCCCAGCCGCCCCAGGGCGGTTACGGATTCCCCCAGCAGCCCGCTCCCCCGGCTCAGCAGACCCCGCCCCAGGGCGGCGGCTACGGATTCCCGCAGGCGTCGCAGCAGCCGCTGGCACCGCACCAGCCTCAGGCGCCCCAGGGAGCCCAGCCGGCCCAAGGTGCTCAGTGGCCCGCGCAGCCGGGTGCACCCCTGCCGCCGCAGGTCCCGCAGGAAAGCCAGGCCCCGCAGCCGCCGGCCCAGCCCACGCCCCACCTGCCCGCGCAGATCACTCCTCAGCAGCAGGCCCAGCACCAGCAGCCTCAGCAGGCCCAACACCCCCAGCAGGGATACGCCCAGCAGGGACACCCCCAGCAGCGACACCCGCAGCAGGGACAGCCCGTGGACCCCCGCACCGGGGGCGCTTGGCCGACCCCGGTCACCCATGACCAGCGCGAGCGTTCCGTGCCCGGTGCCCCGCTCGGGTACACGGCCGCCGTGGAGCTCTCCTCCGACCGGCTGGTCCGGGGCAAGCAGAAGGCGAAGAGCAGCCGCACTCCGTCCGGCGCGTCCCGCTTCAAGCTGGGCGGCAAGAAGGAGGAGGCCGAGCGGCAGCGCAAGCTGGAGCTGATCCGTACGCCTGTGCTGTCCTGCTACCGGATCGCGGTCATCAGCCTCAAGGGCGGCGTCGGCAAGACCACCACGACCACCGCCCTCGGCTCGACCCTGGCCACCGAACGGCAGGACAAGATCCTCGCCATCGACGCCAACCCGGACGCGGGCACGCTCGGCCGCCGGGTGCGCCGCGAGACCGGTGCCACCATCCGTGACCTGGTCCAGGCGATCCCGTACCTCAACTCGTACATGGACATCCGCCGGTTCACCTCGCAGGCGCCCTCCGGACTGGAGATCATCGCCAACGACGTGGACCCGGCGGTCTCCACGACGTTCAACGACGAGGACTACCGGCGCGCGATCGACGTGCTGGGCAAGCAGTACCCGATCATCCTCACCGACTCGGGCACCGGCCTGCTCTACAGCGCGATGCGCGGGGTGCTGGACCTCGCCGACCAGCTGATCATCATCTCGACGCCGTCGGTCGACGGTGCGTCCAGCGCGTCCACCACGCTGGACTGGCTCTCCGCGCACGGGTACGCGGAGCTCGTGCAGCGCTCCATCACCGTCATCTCCGGGGTCCGCGAGACCGGCAAGATGATCAAGGTCGATGACATCGTGCAGCACTTCGAGACGCGCTGCCGCGGCGTGGTCGTCGTACCGTTCGACGAGCACCTGTCGGCCGGTGCCGAGGTCGACCTCGACATGATGCGGCCCAAGACCCGCGAGGCGTACTTCAATCTCTCCGCGATGGTCGCCGAGGACTTCGCCCGCGCCCAGCAGCAGCAGGGGCTCTGGACCTCGAACGGCTCCACCCCGCCGCCGCAGTACGCTCCGCCGATGCCCGGCCAGCAGCAGTACGCCCCGCAGCAGCCGCCGCAGGGGTACCCGCAGCAGCAACAGCAGCCGTACGGCGGTCAGCAGCCCCCGCAGCCGTATCCGCCGCAGCCCGGCCTGCCGGGACCGCAGCAGAACGGCTGGCAGCAGGGGCAGCCCGGCCAGCCGGTTCCGCCGGAGCTGCAGGGTCCGGTATCGCCCGCCGGATGGCCGCAGCAGCCGCCGCCAGCGCCTCAGCAGTAA
- a CDS encoding DUF397 domain-containing protein yields MGTQQEKEELYALDISDVTWLSAPGTENVEERVEIAHLPGGAVAMRSSLDPETVLRYTEAEWRAFVLGARDGEFDLT; encoded by the coding sequence ATGGGCACCCAGCAGGAAAAGGAAGAGCTCTACGCTCTCGACATCTCGGACGTGACGTGGCTGAGCGCACCGGGGACCGAGAATGTCGAGGAACGGGTCGAGATCGCCCATCTGCCGGGCGGTGCGGTCGCCATGCGCTCGTCGTTGGACCCGGAGACCGTGCTTCGGTACACGGAGGCCGAGTGGCGTGCCTTCGTACTGGGTGCACGGGACGGTGAGTTCGACCTCACGTAG
- a CDS encoding ABC transporter permease, protein MTTESMPTPTKAEAAQNPRALARARKRRSMARFWREYRSHRSGLWGLAALVLIALVALFAPQLVGSDSQSVTGAPGGALESPSGEFPLGTDQFGRSVLALLVWGTRVSLTVGLLAAFLCVAIGTVVGIVAGHFHGWYSTVLMRVTDWFLVMPTLVLAIALATVMDRSMWTVIIAIGVTTWPTTARLVRAQTLAVESRPYIERARALGGGHGHIMVRHVLPNVMPLVLAQTTLVISSAILTEATLAFLGLSDPTTTSWGGMLQDAREAGAVSAGDWWYLAPPGIAIALVALAFTLCGRAIESVLNPKLGVAR, encoded by the coding sequence ATGACGACCGAATCCATGCCCACGCCCACGAAGGCGGAGGCCGCGCAGAATCCGCGTGCGCTGGCCCGCGCGCGCAAGCGCCGGTCCATGGCCCGCTTCTGGCGGGAGTACCGGAGCCACCGCAGCGGGCTGTGGGGTCTGGCCGCGCTCGTCCTGATCGCGCTGGTCGCCCTGTTCGCGCCGCAGCTCGTCGGCTCCGACTCGCAGAGCGTCACCGGCGCCCCGGGCGGCGCGCTGGAGTCACCGAGCGGTGAATTCCCCCTGGGAACCGACCAGTTCGGGCGCAGCGTGCTGGCACTGCTGGTGTGGGGCACCCGGGTCTCGTTGACGGTCGGCCTGCTCGCGGCGTTCCTGTGCGTCGCCATCGGTACGGTCGTCGGCATTGTCGCGGGCCATTTCCACGGCTGGTACTCGACGGTCCTGATGCGGGTCACCGACTGGTTCCTGGTGATGCCGACCCTGGTCCTCGCGATCGCGCTCGCCACGGTGATGGACCGCTCGATGTGGACGGTCATCATCGCGATCGGTGTCACGACCTGGCCGACCACGGCCCGGCTGGTCCGGGCCCAGACGCTCGCGGTGGAGTCCCGCCCGTACATCGAGCGCGCCCGCGCCCTGGGCGGCGGCCACGGGCACATCATGGTCCGGCACGTGCTGCCGAACGTGATGCCGCTGGTGCTGGCGCAGACCACGCTGGTGATCTCCAGCGCGATCCTCACCGAGGCCACCCTGGCCTTCCTCGGTCTCAGCGACCCGACCACCACCTCCTGGGGCGGCATGCTCCAGGACGCCCGCGAGGCGGGCGCGGTCAGCGCGGGCGACTGGTGGTACCTGGCACCGCCCGGCATCGCCATCGCCCTGGTGGCCCTGGCGTTCACGCTGTGCGGCCGCGCCATCGAGTCCGTCCTCAATCCCAAGCTGGGGGTGGCCCGTTGA
- a CDS encoding ABC transporter ATP-binding protein, producing the protein MTPTTPLLSAQGLHVTFPGRRGAAPARAVDSVDLDIRPGEIVALVGESGCGKTTLARSLLGLVPPTSGQVTFAGKPLDYASRALKTYRKRVQLVLQDPSGSLNPRHTVYDAVAEGLRIHGYAGDEREAVAGALSRAGLRPPERFFLRYPHELSGGQRQRVVIAGALVLEPELIVADEPVASLDASVRGEILALLLRLRDELGLSALVVTHDLGLAWNIADRVAVMYLGRIVETGKVEEILTTPQHPYTQALLSVLPESGAEPVILTGEAPDPSRVPSGCRFHARCQVLASGEAERAGVADACRTKDLPVLAGGEETQVACHWAAAAAKARA; encoded by the coding sequence ATGACACCCACCACTCCCCTGCTCAGCGCTCAGGGGCTGCACGTCACCTTCCCCGGCCGGCGCGGAGCCGCCCCGGCGCGTGCCGTGGACAGCGTCGATCTGGACATCCGGCCCGGCGAGATCGTCGCGCTGGTCGGCGAGTCGGGCTGCGGCAAGACGACGCTGGCCCGTTCGCTGCTGGGCCTGGTCCCGCCGACGTCCGGGCAGGTCACCTTCGCCGGCAAGCCGCTGGACTACGCGAGCCGGGCGCTGAAGACGTACCGCAAGCGGGTCCAGCTGGTGCTCCAGGACCCCAGCGGTTCGCTCAACCCGAGGCACACGGTGTACGACGCCGTCGCCGAGGGGCTGCGGATCCACGGGTATGCCGGGGACGAGCGGGAGGCGGTGGCCGGGGCGCTGTCCCGGGCCGGGCTGCGTCCGCCGGAACGATTCTTCCTGCGGTATCCGCACGAGCTGTCCGGCGGCCAGCGCCAGCGGGTCGTGATCGCGGGCGCGCTGGTGCTGGAGCCGGAACTGATCGTGGCCGACGAGCCGGTGGCCTCGCTGGACGCCTCGGTGCGCGGCGAGATCCTGGCGCTGCTGCTGCGGCTGCGGGACGAGCTGGGCCTGTCCGCTCTGGTGGTCACGCACGACCTCGGGCTGGCGTGGAACATCGCGGACCGGGTCGCGGTGATGTACCTGGGGCGGATCGTGGAGACGGGCAAGGTGGAGGAGATCCTGACGACTCCTCAGCATCCTTACACCCAGGCGCTGTTGTCGGTGCTGCCGGAGTCCGGGGCGGAGCCGGTGATCCTGACCGGTGAGGCGCCGGACCCGTCCAGGGTGCCGTCCGGCTGCCGGTTCCACGCCCGCTGCCAGGTGCTGGCCTCGGGCGAGGCAGAACGGGCGGGAGTCGCGGACGCCTGCCGTACAAAGGATCTGCCGGTACTCGCGGGCGGCGAGGAGACCCAGGTGGCGTGCCACTGGGCTGCCGCCGCCGCGAAGGCACGGGCGTAG
- a CDS encoding ABC transporter permease — protein sequence MTADSTPALVQVADADTEGPAPAGPPAARGPRARNTKAYLQYVAAKIAGAAVSLFAVLVTSFFLFRLIPSDPVKQMTGGRPVSAEQLASLRRQFGLDQPMWQQFTTYVGDALTGDFGTSFQFHAPVIDKIIEALPATLLLTGTSYVLYTALGIWLGTRTAWRNGSASDRFNTAFALTLYSVPSFWLGLLLIIVFSVGIGPIPGMFPTGGLESGNETGFAYILDVAHHLVLPVITLVAVGYAQTLLVMRSSLLDEMGSDYLTTARAKGLRDDVVRRKHAVPNAMLPTFTLMFVNLGHVVAGQILVETVFSWPGLGGLFYQALSVPDLPLVQGLFFVFATAVILANTLADVLYPLLDPRVGR from the coding sequence ATGACAGCTGACAGCACTCCGGCGCTCGTGCAGGTCGCGGACGCGGACACCGAAGGCCCGGCTCCGGCCGGACCGCCGGCCGCCCGCGGTCCACGGGCGCGCAACACCAAGGCCTATCTCCAATACGTGGCGGCCAAGATCGCGGGAGCAGCGGTCTCGCTGTTCGCGGTCCTGGTCACCAGCTTCTTCCTGTTCCGGCTCATCCCCAGCGACCCGGTGAAGCAGATGACGGGCGGCCGGCCCGTATCCGCCGAACAACTCGCGTCGCTGCGGCGTCAGTTCGGCCTCGACCAGCCGATGTGGCAGCAGTTCACGACGTATGTCGGCGACGCCCTCACGGGCGATTTCGGCACCTCGTTCCAGTTCCACGCGCCGGTCATCGACAAGATCATCGAGGCGCTTCCGGCGACCCTGCTCCTCACCGGCACGTCGTACGTCCTGTACACCGCGCTCGGCATCTGGCTCGGCACCCGTACCGCCTGGCGTAACGGTTCCGCAAGCGACCGCTTCAACACCGCGTTCGCGCTGACGCTCTACTCGGTGCCGTCGTTCTGGCTGGGCCTGCTCCTGATCATCGTCTTCTCGGTGGGGATCGGCCCGATCCCGGGGATGTTCCCGACGGGTGGTCTGGAGTCGGGCAACGAGACCGGCTTCGCCTACATCCTCGACGTGGCGCACCATCTGGTCCTGCCGGTGATCACACTGGTCGCGGTCGGATACGCGCAGACGCTGCTGGTGATGCGTTCCTCGCTGCTCGACGAGATGGGCAGCGACTATCTGACGACGGCCCGGGCGAAGGGGCTGCGGGACGACGTCGTGCGCCGCAAGCACGCCGTGCCGAACGCGATGCTGCCGACCTTCACCCTGATGTTCGTGAACCTCGGGCATGTGGTCGCCGGACAGATCCTGGTCGAGACGGTGTTCTCCTGGCCGGGTCTCGGCGGCCTCTTCTACCAGGCGCTCAGCGTGCCCGATCTCCCGCTCGTACAAGGGCTGTTCTTCGTCTTCGCCACCGCGGTGATCCTGGCGAACACCCTTGCCGATGTGCTCTATCCGCTGCTCGATCCCCGGGTGGGCCGATGA
- a CDS encoding ABC transporter substrate-binding protein — MVERVPPRSAQPRSRLRVLLASGAAALALAAGSIVPGVPLGAAPQQAQAADSGKSTLTVAVAQSVDSLSPFLAQKLMSTSITRLMYDFLTNYDPKDNHAIPGLATKWEPSADKLTWTYTIRPDSKWSDGQQATAEDAAWTFNKMMTDEAAAQANGNFVANFKKVTAPSPTQLVIELKEPQATMAALDVPIVPKHVWEKVGDFSKFNNDKAFPIVGNGPFVVTDYKVDQYVKLKANKDFWRGKPKFDELVFKTYKDQDAAVAALRKGEVSFVAGSPALTPAQAASLKGEKNIKINEGPGRRFFALATNPGAQTKDGKKFGNGNKALLDQKVRQALFLSVDRKTIIDKVFQGHAVEGQGYIPPRFSAYHWQPTAEQSLAYDPAKAAKLLDEAGYRLKGDQRVGKDGKPLDLRILCHATDPNDKAIGKYLKEWWGKLGIGLKVDCLDNVSVPWYAGEYDLAFDGWSVNPDPDFVLGIHTCAALPAKAKDSATTDNFICDKKYDELYKKQLAEYDPAKRTGIVNEMQSWLYDSGYMSVIAYPNAVEAYRTDQIKSITTMPEAAGNIYGQDGYWSWWSAAPASGGSSDSSGGSGSTGVVIGIIVVVVVLAGGGLFIAKRRRNTADDRE; from the coding sequence ATGGTCGAAAGAGTTCCACCACGCTCCGCCCAGCCACGCTCACGTCTGCGTGTTCTCCTGGCCTCCGGTGCCGCCGCACTGGCGCTGGCCGCCGGTTCCATCGTCCCGGGTGTGCCGCTCGGTGCCGCGCCGCAGCAGGCGCAGGCCGCCGACAGCGGAAAGTCGACACTGACCGTCGCCGTCGCACAGAGCGTCGACTCCCTGAGCCCGTTCCTGGCCCAGAAGCTGATGAGCACCAGCATCACGCGGCTCATGTACGACTTCCTCACCAACTACGACCCCAAGGACAACCACGCGATCCCCGGCCTCGCCACCAAGTGGGAGCCGTCCGCGGACAAGCTGACCTGGACGTACACCATCCGCCCCGACTCCAAGTGGTCGGACGGACAGCAGGCCACCGCCGAGGACGCGGCCTGGACGTTCAACAAGATGATGACCGACGAGGCAGCCGCGCAGGCCAACGGCAACTTCGTCGCGAACTTCAAGAAGGTGACGGCTCCCAGCCCCACGCAGCTGGTCATCGAGCTGAAGGAGCCGCAGGCCACCATGGCGGCACTCGATGTGCCGATAGTGCCGAAGCACGTCTGGGAGAAGGTCGGTGACTTCTCCAAGTTCAACAACGACAAGGCGTTCCCGATCGTCGGCAACGGGCCGTTCGTCGTGACCGACTACAAGGTCGACCAGTACGTGAAGCTCAAGGCCAACAAGGACTTCTGGCGCGGCAAGCCGAAGTTCGACGAGCTGGTCTTCAAGACGTACAAGGACCAGGACGCCGCTGTCGCCGCGCTGCGCAAGGGTGAGGTCTCCTTCGTCGCCGGTTCCCCCGCGCTGACGCCCGCTCAGGCCGCCTCGCTCAAGGGCGAGAAGAACATCAAGATCAACGAGGGACCGGGCCGCCGCTTCTTCGCGCTGGCCACCAACCCGGGCGCGCAGACCAAGGACGGCAAGAAGTTCGGCAACGGCAACAAGGCCCTTCTCGACCAGAAGGTGCGCCAGGCCCTCTTCCTCTCCGTCGACCGCAAGACCATCATCGACAAGGTCTTCCAGGGGCACGCCGTCGAGGGCCAGGGCTACATCCCGCCGCGCTTCTCCGCGTACCACTGGCAGCCGACCGCCGAGCAGAGCCTCGCGTACGACCCGGCCAAGGCGGCCAAGCTGCTCGACGAGGCGGGCTACAGGCTCAAGGGCGACCAGCGGGTCGGCAAGGACGGCAAGCCGCTCGACCTGCGCATCCTCTGCCACGCCACGGACCCCAACGACAAGGCGATCGGCAAGTACCTCAAGGAGTGGTGGGGCAAGCTCGGCATCGGCCTGAAGGTCGACTGCCTCGACAACGTCTCGGTGCCCTGGTACGCGGGTGAGTACGACCTCGCCTTCGACGGCTGGTCCGTCAACCCGGACCCCGACTTCGTGCTCGGCATCCACACCTGTGCCGCGCTGCCGGCCAAGGCGAAGGACAGCGCCACCACCGACAACTTCATCTGCGACAAGAAGTACGACGAGCTGTACAAGAAGCAGCTCGCCGAGTACGACCCGGCCAAGCGCACCGGAATCGTCAATGAGATGCAGTCGTGGCTGTACGACTCCGGGTACATGAGCGTCATCGCGTACCCGAACGCGGTCGAGGCGTACCGCACCGACCAGATCAAGTCGATCACCACCATGCCCGAGGCGGCCGGCAACATCTACGGCCAGGACGGGTACTGGAGCTGGTGGTCTGCGGCTCCCGCTTCCGGCGGCAGTTCGGACAGCTCCGGCGGGTCGGGCTCGACCGGCGTCGTCATCGGCATCATCGTGGTGGTCGTGGTACTCGCCGGTGGCGGGTTGTTCATCGCGAAGCGGCGCCGCAACACGGCGGACGACCGCGAGTAA